CAACTGGCAAACATATGAGCAAGCACAGGCTGCAGAGACAGGGGGCTGCGCTCTGTGCCCATTCATTCCGGGTTGACTACAGAGGGCAACGCTGTGCTGAGTTCTGGATCCGGGACCAAAGTACTGGTTCACATTGTGAACATCACAGTGTGGTAGAGGAGACCGTCACGAGACCCTGgtagggggtggagagatggctcagcggttaggaacactggctgctcttccagaagatccaagttcgactcccagcacctgcatggttgCTAATGGCCGTCTGTAGCTCCACTTCCTGGAGAcacaacaacctcttctggcttcttcgggcactgcacacatgtggtgcccagaactacatgcagacaaagcatccatactcataaaatacaAGTAAGTCTTATAAAAAGGAGAGCCTGGTATAAATGTGATGCCTAGACTCAGACACAGAGGGCTGGAGTGCCAAATTCACTGCTGGCTAGCTCTGTGACCTTAGGCAAGTGACCACACCTATCTGGGCCCTCAGTCTCCCCATCTGTACACCGGGGACTGGATTAATAGGTGCATTCCTGGGTCAGGACAGGCTAGGTTGCTAGAATGACTCCAGCTACGGTTACTCTTAGTAAGTCTTAGCTCATCGGGTGGTGACATCATTGTTTTCCCGTGTACTGTCCTCACCAGACCACACCACTCAGCCAGCAAAGATTAAAGAAATCTTCCGCAAGGAGAAAGGCCTCAAATCCTTGAGAACTGAggtagagaagggaggaggaagaaacagcTGTACAAAGCCATGGGATTTAAGGGGGCAGGAGAGGCGGTGGGGGGtgtggagtgtatgtgtgtgtgtgtgttagattgtATCTCCTGAAGAGGAAATGATGGGTTCCAGTGGAAGGAGTGGGGAGGGCATTAGTCAACAGACCCCTAGCCTTCCTCTACCCAGGAGCCCTTTGGGGAAGTGGGCTTGAAGGCCTTCCAGATGAACAAATTAGCTCATAATGAGACAAGGTGTTGGCTGATGGATGGAGCTGTacctgcccacctcctccagcagccTAGGAATTAGCTCACAGCTGGCGAAGCATCCTGTGCTGTCCTGGAAGCCAGGGAGCATGTTTGAACAGCAGCCATGTATGCAAAGCAGGTCCCTAGGCCCACACATCATTTCTTCAGGAAGGCTGGCCCACCTGCAAGGCTTGCCCTGGCTGTTAATGGGGTGTCTGCCATGTGGGGCATCCCTGAGCCTGGTGGGACTCTGGGATTGTCTTCTTTCTCCTGATGCCCTGGGCCCCAGGTCTGAGGATGTCTTTTGCCTTTCTGCTGTGCTCTGTGCTTGCCCCTCCAGGAGAATCTAGGTTAGGTGAAAAGCCTGTGGCCCAGCATGTCAGAATAGCCTGGTATAGCCTAGTATATCAAGAAGGACAGAAGGGCCCAGCTGCCATCTGTCCGCCCAAAAAGCTGCCCCAGGGATATGGCACCTGTTGCAAACACCCATTCGGCACCTTGCCACCAGCTCAGGACAAAGTCAGCTTAGTGCCTACTAAGTGGGCAGTCGATGGTGACTCTTTCTCCTGGCATTTCCCCAGGCCTGTGTGGGTAACATTCCAGGCCAACTCCTACACCCAGTTatagaggaaggaagaaactcTCTGGGCCTCTTCAGATTCTGGGGTCATTTTGGTTTCcaaggagagatgggaaagagcaGAGATGATTCAGGTCACCAAGAGGTCAAGGACCCACCGCTGACAGCCCAGTGCGGTGGTGGGTAATGGGACTGGAATTATCAATATGCTCCATCCACTTCGACACCTTTTAAAATGTAGTCTTATCTAGGCCTCCTACATGCTAGGTACAGTGTTAATGGCTTTTACCTTGTTTAGCCTCGGATCCCCTCAGTAACCTGTACGTTTAACACAGACCTTCACTTTATTAATACTCTGCAGCCAGCATCCTGACATTCTTAGGAACTTTTTGCATTTTACACTGAGCCCAGTCTGCAGATTATGCAAGTTCTGGCTGTACCAACCTCTTAGAAGAGGATGGGAGAGGCTCGAGGTGGTCTTGAAGCTACAGACCCAGAGCACAGATCTCACAGCTGCCTTCCAGCTCTGAGCTGGGTAGAAAGAAACTGGGTGCCCAGGTCTCGACTGGCAGCTGCCTATAACCAGCTCATGAAAGCACCTCACCTTTCCATCACTGTGTTCCCCACTTTGTAGTTCCTGTTCTCTTGCTTTGTGTTTGGATGACGCCGAGGCTGGAGGGGGCCAGAGCATACCCAGTACCTCACAGGCACCGTGAAGGTAGTGGATGAAAGGCCGCCCCTAGGCTGAGTCATTTCACTGAGCTGTCTTGTTCAGGCCTCCTCTGAGTCTATCcagaaacagtaattaaaacaaaGCCACACCGTGCCACCCGAGAGGAGACCCTGCAGAGTGCCATCCACCACAGAGAAGCACGTAGGAGTAGGAAGTGCTTCCCACCTGTGTTGTCCCTTCCCAGGACTTGCTGAGTAGAGGGTGCTGCTCCTCAGCCTGTCTAAATTGGACTTCCACCAAAAAGCCCTGCTGGGTGTAATAGAGCTCCCAGGTCTGGGGAAGGACGCTTTCTAGAGTTTAGCCGCCCCCAGGTGTACTCAGAACGAAGGCTGGCACCTCAGCACAAAAAGCAGACAGCAGGCGCCTGGGAGAGGCCCCAGGAAGCCACTCCCAAGTTTCCACGTTGAGAGATCTGGAGAAGGCGATCATGAGGAACTGGAAAGGCAGAATGTCAAGAGTTGCTGTGTCCTCCCAGCATGCCAACAGTCAGGGAGCACACGTGAGGAGGTGGGTAGTATCAGCCAGCCCTCTTTACAGAACGCCAGGCTGAAGCTCAGCTAGCCCGACAGCCTGGCGCTAGGGTCAGCGTCCCTAAAGGGTTTCCAGCTACATGCTTGGAGCTTTCGGGAAGCTCAGTGGCTTCTGAGGGAGCCCCGGGGCCCACATAGTGGGCTTAGAATCACTGGGAGGAGTCAAGGTACCATTTTCCTGCCCAGAGAAGGCAAGAaatgagactgggtttctctgctATCTGTGGAGTGGAATATTCTCATTCCCTAGTGATGCCCTGGGGAGGGTCGGCTCAGAGCCTGGGGAGGGCAGCCCCTGGTGCTCTGGTCAGCTCTccccatagcttaggcttgccaGGAGGACCCTCCCCACTCAATGGCCCAGCCTGCCAGGTTGCTCCCACACTGTCTCCATCTTAAATCCTCGTCTCTGTCTACCCAGTTCCTGCCATTACAATAAGATAGCACTTGAATTTTTCTTTgagcagatatatatatatacatatatatttttatttcttatactgATTTTATTCATAATCACTAAAATGCAGAAAGTTTCATACATTTCAACAGGTGGAGAGACAAACTGTATTCTATCCATTCACTAAGAAAGCAGAATGAAATACTGATAAACACAGCCACATCTCAAGTGTACTATACTAACCGCAAGAAGGCTGAGCCTGTACGGTGTAATGATGGAGCATTCTCAGGAAGCAAATGTGGAAAAGGAGGGAAACAATGAGATGCTTATTGACTTTGCATCTTTGAAAACCCCTGACTTCATGGGGACGCAAACTGGTCACGCTGCCTTTACACAGGCAGTATGCCCACCGCACTGGTCCCTGATGATGATCTGCTTTCTATTTCCACACAAGGGCAGCGTGTGCTCCAAGAGGCTGAGCCTATAGCTTTTCATCTGAGCCCTATCTTGGATACGGTTCCACCTCAGTTCATGTTTAGAGCTCAGCAGAGATGTGTTTCAAACCCAAGTTCAAGTCATGTGCCTCCTACTCCGATCTGCCCTTGCCCAGATCTCCTTGGACATGAGATGCTAAGGCTGGGAGTCTCGGGTCTGTTTCTCACTCAGCTACTCCTCTACCTATGCTTTGGTGTGACGGGGCTAAGAGTCTTGGTTTACACCTTTCACTAGAGCCAAGGTGGTCAGCTCAGAGCACTGCTGGATCCGTCGCAAGGTAGTGCTGCCCTATGGGCACTCCAGGTAAACGTGAGAAACATCTTTCCAAAAGAGTGAGTCATGAGTCTCCTTCCGTTTCCCAGCCCAGCTCCAGCCGCCAGCTTCTCTCCTGCCCAGGCTGCCGGCTAGAGGTGAGGTCAGTTGTTGAAGAGGTGAGGTCAGGTGTTGTTGTTGGAGCCGGAAGCTGAGTGTGGATGGAAGGTGGGGCTGTGGTGGGTGAAGGTAGCTAAGGGGCAGGAGACACCTGTCCTGAGTCTGTGCAGAATCCCAGCTGGCTCTGAGGACCTGCCCAGAGGAGAGACCTATGTCCTGAGGTTCAGACCAGCTGGCTTTGTCCCCCACTTTCTTGCTGAGTGATCTATCTTGGTGAGTCGCTTGGCCTCTTGGAGACTCAGGTTCAAGCCTCTaaacttgctgcaagaacttccGTGGTCTCAGAGAGGTAGAATGATTTTACAGACAGTAAAGCTCTGGTTCTATCAATTGCTCTGCATGGAATCTGTGAAAGTGCCTCCCTTCTGGCCAAGAACTGGCAAGTAGAAACCCTGTCCCTGGACCTCAGTTTCCTATCTTAGGGAGTGAGACCAGGGCTGATatgattcttttccttcctgcagGCTCACTTCACCCTCAAAGAGGACATTCCTATCATCTCCGACCTGCACACCTCGCCAGCATAGATAGATCTCGGAGGAGGCTGCCTCAGAGAGTCCTGCTGATGCTTGTCTGATCCTGCCTTCTGTGAAGCATGGCCCCCACAGGATTATGGGACAAATCATAGACCCTGAGCCACACCTGCTCAGAGGCACACTTGACAGCCTCGCTTGGCTCCAGGTGCTGCCAAGCCTTGAGACGCACTACTGTCCCAACAATGCCTTCAGGAGCCAGGGCCACCGCTCTATGAGGTCTTTGCAGAGCAGGACTTGACCTTGCCACCCAGCAAGTCTCCCGAGTGGCCTCCAACACCTCCCATGTCTGGCTACCAGGGCAGACTAGAGAATGTCTGTGCCCCGGATCCAAGTGGAAGAAGTGGGTGAGAAAGACAGGCCAGCAGGGGCCGCCGCCGCACCTCCCGATGACCACCTCCTCAGCCTGAAGGCCCTCACTGAGAAACTGAGGCTAGAGACCCGAAGACCCTCCTACCTGGAATGGCAGGCCAGGCTAGAGGAGCAGACGTGGCCTTTCCCAAGGTCAGCTGCCCAGCAAGAGCCCCCCTTGGAGCAGGGAGCATGTGGAGGTGGAGAGCCTTCGATACCTCTAAGGGAGTCCAGAGAGCTTCTTCCACCTGCCAGGAGTGCCAGCCAGGGTGACAGGCCACTGACCACGGGCAAGCTGGAAGGCTTCCGGAGTATCGATGAAGCTATAACGTGGCTCAGAAAGGAACTGGTGAGTGGCCGCCCCGTGCAGAAAGTCTGCTGTGCTTGTTCCCTATCTCCATCCTTCTGTCTGACCTTGTCTGTGCTCCTGCATGATGTTTGTCCTTCCGTCTCTGCCTGTTTCCTATTTGCACATCTGTCTTCCGACTAGGCAAAGGGTAGATCTCATTTCTCAGTGGATACATGGGGGCCTGAGTCAGTCATCTCCTAATCAAAGATATGGAGGAAGCAAGTGTTACCCGCAAGGATCTGAGCCCACATTAGGGTGCCCCTACCCTTTTCCCACCTACTCTTATTCCTGGAAAGCCAGGGGATTCTCAGAGTTTGCCTGTACTGACTTCTCTAAGAAACCCTCTCCCCACCTGCCACAGTTGTCTACAGGTTGGGGACCACCACTCACTCAGTGAGCAAGCGTCCTCCTTCCCGGAGCTGGGAGTTGACACTAGCTAGGTGGTGGGTCTCCCTGGGTGAGAGACTTTGGGAAGGACTCTCAGTCTGGGGGTCATAGTTGTAAGTACTGGGACTCAGCATGGGAAGTGCTGTTTAATAATTCAGGGTGTTCAAGAGCTGCCAGAAGGGGGCACATGACTGATCACGCTTTGAGTGAAGGCTTTGGCAAAGGATGTTGAGTCTGCCCAGAAGTCAGGGTGGGTCAGACTTTCCGGATGGGATGAGTGAGCAAAGACAGAAGACTGAGGGGTACAGCACCCACCTGGATCCTATTACTGCCCACAGGGATTCCCATCAGGAACCTCTCACCACCATGACAATTCTGGGAAAGGAGGTGGAGCAttttcccatcctgccccaggaAAAACCCCTAGGTCCCTCTATAACAGCAGCTTCTTAGCAGACCCAGACCTGGAACAAAGCCTCGCCTTAAGCTTAGCTGCTTCCCTGAATCACCTGCAGGGCCATCTGACTCCAGGGAGCCAGCAGTCAGGGCCAGCTGCCTTCCAAGAACCGGTGGTAATAGGAAAGCAGAGGCTGGCTGCGTTTGTTTTTGTTGAGTCCTGCAAGACATCTCTCCACTGGAGCCTGGAATTTCTCGTGGGCTGAAATAGATCATTGGGGTTCAGGGTGGTAGCAGCTCGGGAGGTTGAGCATCTAATTAATTAGGAACCTCTTTAGTTGACATTGAGTCTGCTCAGAACACACTATCCCATTGTGTATGCTGTTAGTGTCGAGCATGGGTATGCTTGCTATTAGCTTTCGCTGAAGACAGGGTACCTGTGGATTCTTGCTTCATGACCACAGCGTGCTCACAGGAGCACAGGAGGCGGAGAGGTGAGCATGCAGGGCCAGAGACAGACCCTGAAAGCTACACCCTGACTTCCTAAGGCCATCCTGCTTTGATCTATTTTTCACAGAGGAACAAAAAATACTCCCATTAGCCAAGGATGCAATTTGTTGGTTTGGGGTTCATTTGAGAGTTTATTGCTTCTAGGAGCAGAGTTGTTTACTGTCTAAATAAGTTCACATTCCTTGTGGGCTTCCCTTTGGAGTGGGGGAGTAGAGAAACTCCGTGTTTCCTCTGAGCGAATGGAAAACAGTAGGGGCTTCCTTTCAACTTCCTAGACACCCCCGTCATCCCTTAGATGGAAAAATACCATGGGGAGCTCTGGAAAGACCCCCAAAGCCTCAGCCACACCTCAGGCCATTGAAAGGAACACCTAGGGCATGATGCTGAACATCTAGAGACTTTGAAGGTTGGTTCAAGCAGCACCCAGCCTAGCTGAGAACATTGTCTGAGATCTGTGCGGCATGCTTAGTCTCACTGCCAGGACATCAAAAACAAGCATGGCAAGGTGCCCCACCCAGAGTGTGCTGGCTAAGAGGAGCAGACCAGCCACATTTAGGGTAACTCAGACTGTAGGATCCCAGGGCAGGGCAGTCATAGTCAGGACTAATTTGGTTGCCAAGGGCTGTCTGACGTGGGCACAAGAAATATGTGCATTAGTAACATGCCTTCTATCTGCACAACATCTTCCGTTCTCCTGGATGACCAGGGGTGGGTAatcatggtgatggtgatgacagATGTGTCACAGTGCTCAGTGTATGCCAGGTACGTCACTTGCGTTACTCACGTCTCGTTGTCATGTGACCTTGCCTTTCCAAACTCCCCTTTTCAAGAAGACCAAAAAGACTCAGAGAGGAATGCAGCTGGGAATAAGAAAGCTGGCATTTGAACCCTGGGCCATCAGGTCACTGTGCTAATAATGCTAGTTTTAGCTGCTGCCACAAAACACAACATCCTCCATTGGCCGCGGGCAGTTTTCCTAAAACCAAGTTCACACGGGTGTCGGCAGTCAACAGAGTGTGTgggttggaggcagagagaaaaacaagGTTGAGTGAGAATAATCCCTGCATGCCATTCCATCCTACAAAGGTCCTGGGTACTTGTTGTCTTTGTTCTCATCGTGTGGACGAATTCTCTGAAGCTCCTGGGAGTCAGTGAACTTAGCTAGGAAGTGCCAAAGCCAGGGCTCACCCTTCACTTTTGGGAAATGCGGGAGTGAGTCTGGTGAGTTGGCCTGATTGGGGAAGGCTCAGCTGAACATGCTGAAAAACCATTTGGCCTCCGACCTCCAGTGTGCAtccagagccccccccccccacccagtcTCTTGTAAGGATGAATATTCTGTTCTGTGGGTCTGAGATGGGGCTCTGTGATTTGGAATTTCCAATATGTTCCAAGGGACACTAAATGCCATACCACACCTAGAGTACCAAGGGTGGAAAGAGGCCCAAGGGACCCTGAAAAGACTTCAGAGGGCAGATCCAGGAGCCCCCAAGCTTGAGCTCCAcatcctgcccctgcctcaacTGTCCCACAAAGCCAAGTTCAGACAGCAAAGGGGTCTTAGTGAAGGACTCCTCACTTAAGCATCCCCATGCACCCAATGAGGCAGGAACCCCACCTGCTTAGAGATGGCCCCCCAGGGGCTAGCAGCAGCTCCGGCGCTGATCTCAGGACCCCCGTGCCCAATTCTGCCCTGCCAGAAATCAGACACCAGCAAAGGCAGCTTGTCAAACACTTAGCTGGAAGTGGCTGGGTTAGAATGTTTTCTTCTCTCCGTCTCAGTTAAAACAAAGCTTCATGCTACTTTTCTAATGTATCTTATGTTCACCCTCAAGGTGCCTCTAAAATCCGCTCATTTTTAAGGCCCCAGTGGAAGTAGTTTGCATAACCTCTATTATGCTGTCTTTATTTAACTTCAGAATCAAACTTTCTCTGCTCCTGGGCACCCCTGCCCTCCCTGTGTATTTGTTAGACTCATGTGCAAATTTATCCTTCCCCCTACGTGTCTGAGGAACAGACGGAGACTCTAATTCCAGTCAGTATGTGGGTTTTCCCCCTCCAT
The nucleotide sequence above comes from Peromyscus maniculatus bairdii isolate BWxNUB_F1_BW_parent chromosome 9, HU_Pman_BW_mat_3.1, whole genome shotgun sequence. Encoded proteins:
- the Fam167a gene encoding protein FAM167A — encoded protein: MSVPRIQVEEVGEKDRPAGAAAAPPDDHLLSLKALTEKLRLETRRPSYLEWQARLEEQTWPFPRSAAQQEPPLEQGACGGGEPSIPLRESRELLPPARSASQGDRPLTTGKLEGFRSIDEAITWLRKELAEMRLQDQQLARQLMRLRGDINKLKIEQTCRLHRRMLNDAAYELEERDELSDLFCDSPLASSFSLSTPLKLIGVTKMNINSRRFSLC